In one Acanthochromis polyacanthus isolate Apoly-LR-REF ecotype Palm Island chromosome 20, KAUST_Apoly_ChrSc, whole genome shotgun sequence genomic region, the following are encoded:
- the LOC110960934 gene encoding lethal(3)malignant brain tumor-like protein 4 isoform X3: protein MRSVLGASVLPCCSVCQQWIITVGEKTKEDKGMKNKVSSTQVSVKRRSWSWQQYLNEQKAEAAPPTLFTQSQSFPSRRTGFRVGMKLEGIDPLHPSMFCVLTVAEVIGCRLRLHIDGYSECYDFWVNADSADIRPAGWCTEHKHKLHPPRGHSETDFDWQRYLQSTGSHAALPTLFTCLTAGCGFRVGMKLEAVDRKNPGLVCVASVADVIEDRFLVHFDNWDDTYDYWCDSSSPYIHPVGWCEEQGRPLTAPQGHPNPEGFVWEEYLQETGSTAAPSSAFTLREPHGFQVNHRLEAVDRRNPMLVRVATITDREDYRVKVHYDGWSTQFDIWCDSDLPDLHPVGWCQRSGHPLEPPPGRQTGSSPLSSPSQGVCPTAGCRGVGHIKGAKYTGHHSAFGCPYSDINMRKEVVLPDRLGGERVVTLVPVAMHYHGNQSDRRGVEVKMEPQDQTLLLPLGKRRRLTDRLSQPTKFLCVKQEDEELPVRALGPEPGLQAALHQSVFLSALSAQPGRDLSLCWEQHRKLLPAVAGVHAHSVQHWSVQQVSDFIESLPGCEEQAKQFRDEQIDGRAFLLLTQRDIVRIMSIKLGPALKIYNSILMFKHAKDGSQSHGEDGSQSHGEDGSQSHGEDGSQSHGEDGSQSHGEDGSQSHGEDGNQSHGKDT from the exons ATGCGCAGTGTGCTCGGAGCTTCGGTACTTCCGTGTTGTTCGGTGTGTCAGCAGTGGATCATCACAGTCG GAGAGAAAACCAAAGAAGACAAGGGAATGAAGAACAAAGTCAGCAGCACTCAAG TGAGTGTGAAGAGGAGGTCGTGGTCCTGGCAGCAGTACCTGAACGAGCAGAAAGCTGAAGCTGCTCCGCCCACTCTGTTCACACAG tcccAGTCCTTTCCCAGTAGGAGAACTGGTTTCAGGGTTGGAATGAAGCTGGAAGGCATCGACCCGCTGCATCCTTCCATGTTCTGTGTGCTGACCGTTGCCGAg gtGATTGGCTGCCGGCTGCGTCTCCATATCGACGGCTACTCGGAGTGCTATGACTTCTGGGTAAACGCTGACTCAGCAGACATCCGGCCGGCCGGATGGTGtacagaacacaaacacaagctcCACCCACCCAGAG gTCACAGTGAGACAGACTTTGACTGGCAGCGTTATCTTCAGTCCACAGGCTCTCATGCTGCTCTGCCCACCCTGTTCACCTGTCTCACTGCA ggCTGTGGGTTCCGTGTGGGGATGAAGCTGGAGGCGGTCGACAGGAAGAACCCGGGACTCGTCTGTGTCGCTTCTGTTGCTGATGTCATCGAAGACCGCTTCCTGGTTCACTTTGACAACTGGGACGACACGTACGACTACTG GTGTGACAGCAGCAGTCCTTATATCCATCCTGTGGGCTGGTGTGAAGAGCAGGGACGACCGCTGACCGCCCCACAGG GTCACCCGAACCCAGAGGGCTTTGTGTGGGAGGAGTACCTGCAGGAGACTGGTTCCACTGCTGCTCCCAGTTCAGCCTTCACACTG AGAGAGCCACACGGTTTCCAGGTGAACCACCGGCTGGAGGCGGTGGACAGGAGGAACCCCATGTTGGTCCGCGTCGCAACGATTACCGACAGAGAAGACTACAGGGTGAAG GTGCATTATGACGGCTGGTCCACGCAGTTTGACATCTGGTGTGACAGCGACCTCCCCGACCTGCATCCTGTAGGGTGGTGTCAACGCTCAGGACACCCGCTGGAACCGCCcccaggtagacagacag GTTCGTCCCCTCTGTCCTCTCCGTCTCAGGGAGTCTGTCCCACTGCAGGCTGTAGAGGAGTCGGACACATCAAAGGAGCCAAATACACCGGACACCACAG TGCCTTCGGCTGCCCGTATTCAGACATTAACATGCGTAAGGAGGTGGTGCTTCCTGATAGGCTGGGAGGAGAACGAGTCGTCACCCTCGTACCTGTCGCCATGCATTACCACGGCAACCAGTCAGACAG AAGAGGTGTTGAGGTGAAGATGGAGCCCCAAGACCAGACACTGCTGCTTCCTCTGGGAAAGAGAAGAAGACTGACCGACAG ACTGTCCCAGCCAACCAAATTCCTGTGTGTGAAGCAGGAGGACGAAGAGCTTCCTGTCAGAGCTCTGGGCCCAG AGCCCGGTCTGCAGGCCGCCCTCCAccagtctgtctttctgtcgGCCCTGTCTGCCCAGCCTGGCAGGGACCTGTCTCTCTGCTGGGAGCAGCACCGTAAGCTGCTGCCGGCCGTTGCAGGAGTCCACGCCCACAGCGTGCAGCACTGGAGCGTCCAGCAG gtgtCAGATTTTATCGAGTCTCTCCCCGGCTGTGAGGAACAGGCCAAACAGTTCAGAGACGAG CAAATCGATGGGCGGGCCTTCCTCCTGCTCACCCAACGCGACATCGTCAGGATCATGTCTATCAAGCTTGGTCCTGCCCTCAAGATTTACAACTCCATCCTGATGTTCAAACACGCCAAGGATGGGAGCCAATCACACGGCGAGGATGGGAGCCAATCACACGGCGAGGACGGGAGCCAATCACACGGCGAGGACGGGAGCCAATCACACGGCGAGGACGGGAGCCAATCACACGGCGAGGACGGGAGCCAATCACACGGCGAGGACGGGAACCAGTCACATGGGAAGGACACCTGA
- the LOC110960934 gene encoding lethal(3)malignant brain tumor-like protein 4 isoform X1: MLLCPPCSPVSLQSVYTCLSVRLSVCPPVCLSTSLSVHLSVCPPVCLSTCLSVCPPVCLSTSLSVCPPVCLSVHLSVCPPVCLSTSLSVCPPVCLSTCLSVCLSVHLSVCPPVCLSVRLSVCPPVCLSVRLSVCPPVCLSTSLSVCPPVCLSTCLSVCPPVCLSVHLSVCPPVCLSVHLSVCPPVCPPVCLSTCLTANSLHLSVSQGCGFRVGMKLEAVDRKNPGLVCVASVADVIEDRFLVHFDNWDDTYDYWCDSSSPYIHPVGWCEEQGRPLTAPQGHPNPEGFVWEEYLQETGSTAAPSSAFTLREPHGFQVNHRLEAVDRRNPMLVRVATITDREDYRVKVHYDGWSTQFDIWCDSDLPDLHPVGWCQRSGHPLEPPPGRQTGSSPLSSPSQGVCPTAGCRGVGHIKGAKYTGHHSAFGCPYSDINMRKEVVLPDRLGGERVVTLVPVAMHYHGNQSDRRGVEVKMEPQDQTLLLPLGKRRRLTDRLSQPTKFLCVKQEDEELPVRALGPEPGLQAALHQSVFLSALSAQPGRDLSLCWEQHRKLLPAVAGVHAHSVQHWSVQQVSDFIESLPGCEEQAKQFRDEQIDGRAFLLLTQRDIVRIMSIKLGPALKIYNSILMFKHAKDGSQSHGEDGSQSHGEDGSQSHGEDGSQSHGEDGSQSHGEDGSQSHGEDGNQSHGKDT; this comes from the exons ATGCTGCTCTGCCCACCCTGTTCACCTGTCTCACTGCAGTCAGTatacacctgtctgtctgttcgtctgtctgtctgtccacctgtctgtctgtccaccagtctgtctgtccacctgtctgtctgtccacctgtctgtctgtccacctgtctgtctgtctgtccacctgtctgtctgtccaccagtctgtctgtctgtccacctgtctgtctgtctgtccacctgtctgtctgtccaccagtctgtctgtccaccagtctgtctgtctgtccacctgtctgtctgtccacctgtctgtctgtctgtctgtctgtccacctgtctgtctgtccacctgtctgtctgtctgttcgtctgtctgtctgtccacctgtctgtctgtctgttcgtctgtctgtctgtccacctgtgtgtctgtccaccagtctgtctgtctgtccacctgtctgtctgtccacctgtctgtctgtctgtccaccagtctgtctgtctgtccacctgtctgtctgtccacctgtctgtctgtctgtccacctgtctgtctgtccacctgtctgtccacctgtctgtctgtccacctgtctcaCTGCCAACAGTttacacctgtctgtctctcagggCTGTGGGTTCCGTGTGGGGATGAAGCTGGAGGCGGTCGACAGGAAGAACCCGGGACTCGTCTGTGTCGCTTCTGTTGCTGATGTCATCGAAGACCGCTTCCTGGTTCACTTTGACAACTGGGACGACACGTACGACTACTG GTGTGACAGCAGCAGTCCTTATATCCATCCTGTGGGCTGGTGTGAAGAGCAGGGACGACCGCTGACCGCCCCACAGG GTCACCCGAACCCAGAGGGCTTTGTGTGGGAGGAGTACCTGCAGGAGACTGGTTCCACTGCTGCTCCCAGTTCAGCCTTCACACTG AGAGAGCCACACGGTTTCCAGGTGAACCACCGGCTGGAGGCGGTGGACAGGAGGAACCCCATGTTGGTCCGCGTCGCAACGATTACCGACAGAGAAGACTACAGGGTGAAG GTGCATTATGACGGCTGGTCCACGCAGTTTGACATCTGGTGTGACAGCGACCTCCCCGACCTGCATCCTGTAGGGTGGTGTCAACGCTCAGGACACCCGCTGGAACCGCCcccaggtagacagacag GTTCGTCCCCTCTGTCCTCTCCGTCTCAGGGAGTCTGTCCCACTGCAGGCTGTAGAGGAGTCGGACACATCAAAGGAGCCAAATACACCGGACACCACAG TGCCTTCGGCTGCCCGTATTCAGACATTAACATGCGTAAGGAGGTGGTGCTTCCTGATAGGCTGGGAGGAGAACGAGTCGTCACCCTCGTACCTGTCGCCATGCATTACCACGGCAACCAGTCAGACAG AAGAGGTGTTGAGGTGAAGATGGAGCCCCAAGACCAGACACTGCTGCTTCCTCTGGGAAAGAGAAGAAGACTGACCGACAG ACTGTCCCAGCCAACCAAATTCCTGTGTGTGAAGCAGGAGGACGAAGAGCTTCCTGTCAGAGCTCTGGGCCCAG AGCCCGGTCTGCAGGCCGCCCTCCAccagtctgtctttctgtcgGCCCTGTCTGCCCAGCCTGGCAGGGACCTGTCTCTCTGCTGGGAGCAGCACCGTAAGCTGCTGCCGGCCGTTGCAGGAGTCCACGCCCACAGCGTGCAGCACTGGAGCGTCCAGCAG gtgtCAGATTTTATCGAGTCTCTCCCCGGCTGTGAGGAACAGGCCAAACAGTTCAGAGACGAG CAAATCGATGGGCGGGCCTTCCTCCTGCTCACCCAACGCGACATCGTCAGGATCATGTCTATCAAGCTTGGTCCTGCCCTCAAGATTTACAACTCCATCCTGATGTTCAAACACGCCAAGGATGGGAGCCAATCACACGGCGAGGATGGGAGCCAATCACACGGCGAGGACGGGAGCCAATCACACGGCGAGGACGGGAGCCAATCACACGGCGAGGACGGGAGCCAATCACACGGCGAGGACGGGAGCCAATCACACGGCGAGGACGGGAACCAGTCACATGGGAAGGACACCTGA
- the LOC110960934 gene encoding lethal(3)malignant brain tumor-like protein 4 isoform X4 — MLLCPPCSPVSLQSVYTCLSVRLSVCPPVCLSTSLSVHLSVCPPVCLSTCLSVCPPVCLSTSLSVCPPVCLSVHLSVCPPVCLSTSLSVCPPVCLSTCLSVCLSVHLSVCPPVCLSVRLSVCPPVCLSVRLSVCPPVCLSTSLSVCPPVCLSTCLSVCPPVCLSVHLSVCPPVCLSVHLSVCPPVCPPVCLSTCLTANSLHLSVSQGCGFRVGMKLEAVDRKNPGLVCVASVADVIEDRFLVHFDNWDDTYDYWCDSSSPYIHPVGWCEEQGRPLTAPQGHPNPEGFVWEEYLQETGSTAAPSSAFTLREPHGFQVNHRLEAVDRRNPMLVRVATITDREDYRVKVHYDGWSTQFDIWCDSDLPDLHPVGWCQRSGHPLEPPPGRQTGSSPLSSPSQGVCPTAGCRGVGHIKGAKYTGHHRRGVEVKMEPQDQTLLLPLGKRRRLTDRLSQPTKFLCVKQEDEELPVRALGPEPGLQAALHQSVFLSALSAQPGRDLSLCWEQHRKLLPAVAGVHAHSVQHWSVQQVSDFIESLPGCEEQAKQFRDEQIDGRAFLLLTQRDIVRIMSIKLGPALKIYNSILMFKHAKDGSQSHGEDGSQSHGEDGSQSHGEDGSQSHGEDGSQSHGEDGSQSHGEDGNQSHGKDT; from the exons ATGCTGCTCTGCCCACCCTGTTCACCTGTCTCACTGCAGTCAGTatacacctgtctgtctgttcgtctgtctgtctgtccacctgtctgtctgtccaccagtctgtctgtccacctgtctgtctgtccacctgtctgtctgtccacctgtctgtctgtctgtccacctgtctgtctgtccaccagtctgtctgtctgtccacctgtctgtctgtctgtccacctgtctgtctgtccaccagtctgtctgtccaccagtctgtctgtctgtccacctgtctgtctgtccacctgtctgtctgtctgtctgtctgtccacctgtctgtctgtccacctgtctgtctgtctgttcgtctgtctgtctgtccacctgtctgtctgtctgttcgtctgtctgtctgtccacctgtgtgtctgtccaccagtctgtctgtctgtccacctgtctgtctgtccacctgtctgtctgtctgtccaccagtctgtctgtctgtccacctgtctgtctgtccacctgtctgtctgtctgtccacctgtctgtctgtccacctgtctgtccacctgtctgtctgtccacctgtctcaCTGCCAACAGTttacacctgtctgtctctcagggCTGTGGGTTCCGTGTGGGGATGAAGCTGGAGGCGGTCGACAGGAAGAACCCGGGACTCGTCTGTGTCGCTTCTGTTGCTGATGTCATCGAAGACCGCTTCCTGGTTCACTTTGACAACTGGGACGACACGTACGACTACTG GTGTGACAGCAGCAGTCCTTATATCCATCCTGTGGGCTGGTGTGAAGAGCAGGGACGACCGCTGACCGCCCCACAGG GTCACCCGAACCCAGAGGGCTTTGTGTGGGAGGAGTACCTGCAGGAGACTGGTTCCACTGCTGCTCCCAGTTCAGCCTTCACACTG AGAGAGCCACACGGTTTCCAGGTGAACCACCGGCTGGAGGCGGTGGACAGGAGGAACCCCATGTTGGTCCGCGTCGCAACGATTACCGACAGAGAAGACTACAGGGTGAAG GTGCATTATGACGGCTGGTCCACGCAGTTTGACATCTGGTGTGACAGCGACCTCCCCGACCTGCATCCTGTAGGGTGGTGTCAACGCTCAGGACACCCGCTGGAACCGCCcccaggtagacagacag GTTCGTCCCCTCTGTCCTCTCCGTCTCAGGGAGTCTGTCCCACTGCAGGCTGTAGAGGAGTCGGACACATCAAAGGAGCCAAATACACCGGACACCACAG AAGAGGTGTTGAGGTGAAGATGGAGCCCCAAGACCAGACACTGCTGCTTCCTCTGGGAAAGAGAAGAAGACTGACCGACAG ACTGTCCCAGCCAACCAAATTCCTGTGTGTGAAGCAGGAGGACGAAGAGCTTCCTGTCAGAGCTCTGGGCCCAG AGCCCGGTCTGCAGGCCGCCCTCCAccagtctgtctttctgtcgGCCCTGTCTGCCCAGCCTGGCAGGGACCTGTCTCTCTGCTGGGAGCAGCACCGTAAGCTGCTGCCGGCCGTTGCAGGAGTCCACGCCCACAGCGTGCAGCACTGGAGCGTCCAGCAG gtgtCAGATTTTATCGAGTCTCTCCCCGGCTGTGAGGAACAGGCCAAACAGTTCAGAGACGAG CAAATCGATGGGCGGGCCTTCCTCCTGCTCACCCAACGCGACATCGTCAGGATCATGTCTATCAAGCTTGGTCCTGCCCTCAAGATTTACAACTCCATCCTGATGTTCAAACACGCCAAGGATGGGAGCCAATCACACGGCGAGGATGGGAGCCAATCACACGGCGAGGACGGGAGCCAATCACACGGCGAGGACGGGAGCCAATCACACGGCGAGGACGGGAGCCAATCACACGGCGAGGACGGGAGCCAATCACACGGCGAGGACGGGAACCAGTCACATGGGAAGGACACCTGA
- the LOC110960934 gene encoding lethal(3)malignant brain tumor-like protein 4 isoform X2 encodes MLLCPPCSPVSLQSVYTCLSVRLSVCPPVCLSTSLSVHLSVCPPVCLSTCLSVCPPVCLSTSLSVCPPVCLSVHLSVCPPVCLSTSLSVCPPVCLSTCLSVCLSVHLSVCPPVCLSVRLSVCPPVCLSVRLSVCPPVCLSTSLSVCPPVCLSTCLSVCPPVCLSVHLSVCPPVCLSVHLSVCPPVCPPVCLSTCLTANSLHLSVSQGCGFRVGMKLEAVDRKNPGLVCVASVADVIEDRFLVHFDNWDDTYDYWCDSSSPYIHPVGWCEEQGRPLTAPQGHPNPEGFVWEEYLQETGSTAAPSSAFTLREPHGFQVNHRLEAVDRRNPMLVRVATITDREDYRVKVHYDGWSTQFDIWCDSDLPDLHPVGWCQRSGHPLEPPPGSSPLSSPSQGVCPTAGCRGVGHIKGAKYTGHHSAFGCPYSDINMRKEVVLPDRLGGERVVTLVPVAMHYHGNQSDRRGVEVKMEPQDQTLLLPLGKRRRLTDRLSQPTKFLCVKQEDEELPVRALGPEPGLQAALHQSVFLSALSAQPGRDLSLCWEQHRKLLPAVAGVHAHSVQHWSVQQVSDFIESLPGCEEQAKQFRDEQIDGRAFLLLTQRDIVRIMSIKLGPALKIYNSILMFKHAKDGSQSHGEDGSQSHGEDGSQSHGEDGSQSHGEDGSQSHGEDGSQSHGEDGNQSHGKDT; translated from the exons ATGCTGCTCTGCCCACCCTGTTCACCTGTCTCACTGCAGTCAGTatacacctgtctgtctgttcgtctgtctgtctgtccacctgtctgtctgtccaccagtctgtctgtccacctgtctgtctgtccacctgtctgtctgtccacctgtctgtctgtctgtccacctgtctgtctgtccaccagtctgtctgtctgtccacctgtctgtctgtctgtccacctgtctgtctgtccaccagtctgtctgtccaccagtctgtctgtctgtccacctgtctgtctgtccacctgtctgtctgtctgtctgtctgtccacctgtctgtctgtccacctgtctgtctgtctgttcgtctgtctgtctgtccacctgtctgtctgtctgttcgtctgtctgtctgtccacctgtgtgtctgtccaccagtctgtctgtctgtccacctgtctgtctgtccacctgtctgtctgtctgtccaccagtctgtctgtctgtccacctgtctgtctgtccacctgtctgtctgtctgtccacctgtctgtctgtccacctgtctgtccacctgtctgtctgtccacctgtctcaCTGCCAACAGTttacacctgtctgtctctcagggCTGTGGGTTCCGTGTGGGGATGAAGCTGGAGGCGGTCGACAGGAAGAACCCGGGACTCGTCTGTGTCGCTTCTGTTGCTGATGTCATCGAAGACCGCTTCCTGGTTCACTTTGACAACTGGGACGACACGTACGACTACTG GTGTGACAGCAGCAGTCCTTATATCCATCCTGTGGGCTGGTGTGAAGAGCAGGGACGACCGCTGACCGCCCCACAGG GTCACCCGAACCCAGAGGGCTTTGTGTGGGAGGAGTACCTGCAGGAGACTGGTTCCACTGCTGCTCCCAGTTCAGCCTTCACACTG AGAGAGCCACACGGTTTCCAGGTGAACCACCGGCTGGAGGCGGTGGACAGGAGGAACCCCATGTTGGTCCGCGTCGCAACGATTACCGACAGAGAAGACTACAGGGTGAAG GTGCATTATGACGGCTGGTCCACGCAGTTTGACATCTGGTGTGACAGCGACCTCCCCGACCTGCATCCTGTAGGGTGGTGTCAACGCTCAGGACACCCGCTGGAACCGCCcccag GTTCGTCCCCTCTGTCCTCTCCGTCTCAGGGAGTCTGTCCCACTGCAGGCTGTAGAGGAGTCGGACACATCAAAGGAGCCAAATACACCGGACACCACAG TGCCTTCGGCTGCCCGTATTCAGACATTAACATGCGTAAGGAGGTGGTGCTTCCTGATAGGCTGGGAGGAGAACGAGTCGTCACCCTCGTACCTGTCGCCATGCATTACCACGGCAACCAGTCAGACAG AAGAGGTGTTGAGGTGAAGATGGAGCCCCAAGACCAGACACTGCTGCTTCCTCTGGGAAAGAGAAGAAGACTGACCGACAG ACTGTCCCAGCCAACCAAATTCCTGTGTGTGAAGCAGGAGGACGAAGAGCTTCCTGTCAGAGCTCTGGGCCCAG AGCCCGGTCTGCAGGCCGCCCTCCAccagtctgtctttctgtcgGCCCTGTCTGCCCAGCCTGGCAGGGACCTGTCTCTCTGCTGGGAGCAGCACCGTAAGCTGCTGCCGGCCGTTGCAGGAGTCCACGCCCACAGCGTGCAGCACTGGAGCGTCCAGCAG gtgtCAGATTTTATCGAGTCTCTCCCCGGCTGTGAGGAACAGGCCAAACAGTTCAGAGACGAG CAAATCGATGGGCGGGCCTTCCTCCTGCTCACCCAACGCGACATCGTCAGGATCATGTCTATCAAGCTTGGTCCTGCCCTCAAGATTTACAACTCCATCCTGATGTTCAAACACGCCAAGGATGGGAGCCAATCACACGGCGAGGATGGGAGCCAATCACACGGCGAGGACGGGAGCCAATCACACGGCGAGGACGGGAGCCAATCACACGGCGAGGACGGGAGCCAATCACACGGCGAGGACGGGAGCCAATCACACGGCGAGGACGGGAACCAGTCACATGGGAAGGACACCTGA
- the LOC110960934 gene encoding lethal(3)malignant brain tumor-like protein 4 isoform X5 yields the protein MLLCPPCSPVSLQSVYTCLSVRLSVCPPVCLSTSLSVHLSVCPPVCLSTCLSVCPPVCLSTSLSVCPPVCLSVHLSVCPPVCLSTSLSVCPPVCLSTCLSVCLSVHLSVCPPVCLSVRLSVCPPVCLSVRLSVCPPVCLSTSLSVCPPVCLSTCLSVCPPVCLSVHLSVCPPVCLSVHLSVCPPVCPPVCLSTCLTANSLHLSVSQGCGFRVGMKLEAVDRKNPGLVCVASVADVIEDRFLVHFDNWDDTYDYWCDSSSPYIHPVGWCEEQGRPLTAPQGHPNPEGFVWEEYLQETGSTAAPSSAFTLREPHGFQVNHRLEAVDRRNPMLVRVATITDREDYRVKVHYDGWSTQFDIWCDSDLPDLHPVGWCQRSGHPLEPPPGSSPLSSPSQGVCPTAGCRGVGHIKGAKYTGHHRRGVEVKMEPQDQTLLLPLGKRRRLTDRLSQPTKFLCVKQEDEELPVRALGPEPGLQAALHQSVFLSALSAQPGRDLSLCWEQHRKLLPAVAGVHAHSVQHWSVQQVSDFIESLPGCEEQAKQFRDEQIDGRAFLLLTQRDIVRIMSIKLGPALKIYNSILMFKHAKDGSQSHGEDGSQSHGEDGSQSHGEDGSQSHGEDGSQSHGEDGSQSHGEDGNQSHGKDT from the exons ATGCTGCTCTGCCCACCCTGTTCACCTGTCTCACTGCAGTCAGTatacacctgtctgtctgttcgtctgtctgtctgtccacctgtctgtctgtccaccagtctgtctgtccacctgtctgtctgtccacctgtctgtctgtccacctgtctgtctgtctgtccacctgtctgtctgtccaccagtctgtctgtctgtccacctgtctgtctgtctgtccacctgtctgtctgtccaccagtctgtctgtccaccagtctgtctgtctgtccacctgtctgtctgtccacctgtctgtctgtctgtctgtctgtccacctgtctgtctgtccacctgtctgtctgtctgttcgtctgtctgtctgtccacctgtctgtctgtctgttcgtctgtctgtctgtccacctgtgtgtctgtccaccagtctgtctgtctgtccacctgtctgtctgtccacctgtctgtctgtctgtccaccagtctgtctgtctgtccacctgtctgtctgtccacctgtctgtctgtctgtccacctgtctgtctgtccacctgtctgtccacctgtctgtctgtccacctgtctcaCTGCCAACAGTttacacctgtctgtctctcagggCTGTGGGTTCCGTGTGGGGATGAAGCTGGAGGCGGTCGACAGGAAGAACCCGGGACTCGTCTGTGTCGCTTCTGTTGCTGATGTCATCGAAGACCGCTTCCTGGTTCACTTTGACAACTGGGACGACACGTACGACTACTG GTGTGACAGCAGCAGTCCTTATATCCATCCTGTGGGCTGGTGTGAAGAGCAGGGACGACCGCTGACCGCCCCACAGG GTCACCCGAACCCAGAGGGCTTTGTGTGGGAGGAGTACCTGCAGGAGACTGGTTCCACTGCTGCTCCCAGTTCAGCCTTCACACTG AGAGAGCCACACGGTTTCCAGGTGAACCACCGGCTGGAGGCGGTGGACAGGAGGAACCCCATGTTGGTCCGCGTCGCAACGATTACCGACAGAGAAGACTACAGGGTGAAG GTGCATTATGACGGCTGGTCCACGCAGTTTGACATCTGGTGTGACAGCGACCTCCCCGACCTGCATCCTGTAGGGTGGTGTCAACGCTCAGGACACCCGCTGGAACCGCCcccag GTTCGTCCCCTCTGTCCTCTCCGTCTCAGGGAGTCTGTCCCACTGCAGGCTGTAGAGGAGTCGGACACATCAAAGGAGCCAAATACACCGGACACCACAG AAGAGGTGTTGAGGTGAAGATGGAGCCCCAAGACCAGACACTGCTGCTTCCTCTGGGAAAGAGAAGAAGACTGACCGACAG ACTGTCCCAGCCAACCAAATTCCTGTGTGTGAAGCAGGAGGACGAAGAGCTTCCTGTCAGAGCTCTGGGCCCAG AGCCCGGTCTGCAGGCCGCCCTCCAccagtctgtctttctgtcgGCCCTGTCTGCCCAGCCTGGCAGGGACCTGTCTCTCTGCTGGGAGCAGCACCGTAAGCTGCTGCCGGCCGTTGCAGGAGTCCACGCCCACAGCGTGCAGCACTGGAGCGTCCAGCAG gtgtCAGATTTTATCGAGTCTCTCCCCGGCTGTGAGGAACAGGCCAAACAGTTCAGAGACGAG CAAATCGATGGGCGGGCCTTCCTCCTGCTCACCCAACGCGACATCGTCAGGATCATGTCTATCAAGCTTGGTCCTGCCCTCAAGATTTACAACTCCATCCTGATGTTCAAACACGCCAAGGATGGGAGCCAATCACACGGCGAGGATGGGAGCCAATCACACGGCGAGGACGGGAGCCAATCACACGGCGAGGACGGGAGCCAATCACACGGCGAGGACGGGAGCCAATCACACGGCGAGGACGGGAGCCAATCACACGGCGAGGACGGGAACCAGTCACATGGGAAGGACACCTGA